A genome region from Gammaproteobacteria bacterium includes the following:
- a CDS encoding ABC transporter substrate-binding protein, protein MALLVSGMLALIMAGCTPQPPPPLRVGTNVWLGYEPLYLARDLGYFEGGPVHLVEYASATEVLRAFRNHAVEAAALTLDEALLLLDSGQQPRVVLVMDVSNGADVILGRAGMRGLGDLKGRRIGVEHGALGAYVLARALTLAGMTLDEIQVVPLPAVAHERAFLQHEVDAVVTFEPVRTRLLQQGAAKLFDSSQIPGEIVDVLVVRSDYLEREAAAVAGLVQNWFRALAYVELHPEDAAARMRPRLALDADEIQAAWQLLRIPDIARNLRMIRGSGAELLAPVRYMQHSMRAQKLLRQDMEATALLDASVIEKVMP, encoded by the coding sequence GTGGCTCTTCTGGTTAGCGGCATGCTGGCGCTGATAATGGCCGGCTGTACGCCGCAGCCACCACCGCCGTTGCGTGTCGGCACCAATGTCTGGCTGGGGTATGAGCCGCTGTATCTGGCGCGCGATCTCGGTTACTTCGAGGGTGGGCCGGTACATCTGGTGGAGTATGCCTCGGCGACCGAGGTTCTCCGTGCCTTTCGCAACCACGCCGTTGAGGCCGCGGCACTCACGCTGGACGAGGCGCTGCTGCTGCTCGATTCTGGTCAGCAGCCACGCGTGGTGCTGGTCATGGATGTTTCCAATGGCGCCGATGTGATTTTGGGCAGGGCAGGCATGCGCGGGCTGGGTGATCTCAAAGGCCGACGCATCGGGGTGGAGCACGGTGCGCTGGGTGCCTATGTGCTTGCCCGCGCGCTTACACTGGCAGGCATGACGCTGGATGAGATACAGGTAGTGCCGCTGCCTGCTGTTGCGCACGAGCGGGCATTTCTGCAGCATGAGGTAGATGCGGTCGTGACCTTTGAGCCGGTGCGCACCCGGCTGTTGCAGCAAGGTGCGGCCAAACTGTTTGACAGCAGCCAGATTCCGGGCGAGATCGTTGATGTACTGGTGGTGCGATCCGATTATCTGGAGCGTGAGGCTGCTGCGGTAGCAGGTCTGGTGCAGAACTGGTTTCGTGCCCTGGCCTATGTCGAGCTGCACCCGGAGGACGCTGCCGCACGCATGAGGCCGCGCCTGGCCTTGGATGCGGACGAGATTCAGGCCGCATGGCAGTTATTGCGGATTCCAGATATCGCGCGGAACCTGCGCATGATCCGTGGATCCGGGGCCGAATTGCTGGCTCCTGTCAGGTATATGCAACACAGCATGCGGGCGCAGAAATTGCTGCGCCAGGACATGGAGGCCACGGCATTGCTGGATGCCAGTGTCATTGAAAAAGTGATGCCATGA
- the pstA gene encoding phosphate ABC transporter permease PstA, whose protein sequence is MSNPADTKIEDIRALIGRHKRWDQIFAIIGLLAMMVGVITLIALFMDLLIDGSSRLTWQFLTSFPSRHPLEAGILSSWVGTILVMLVTALSGVPLGIAAGIYLEEYAPRNWMTDLIEINVTNLAGVPSIIYGLLALGLFVYQFDLGESVLAAGLTLGLLILPVVIVATREAIRAIPASIREAAYALGATKWQTVSQHVLPYSTAGILTGVIIGMARSIGETAPIITIGALTFIAFLPPSPFTSEPPFVSFDWLFAPFTVLPIQMFSWVSRPQAAFLDNAAAAGVVIIIMTLAMNAVAIVIRYRFRKRIKW, encoded by the coding sequence ATGTCCAATCCTGCCGACACCAAGATCGAAGACATCCGCGCCCTCATCGGCCGCCACAAGCGCTGGGACCAGATCTTCGCCATTATCGGCCTGCTGGCGATGATGGTCGGCGTGATCACACTGATTGCGCTGTTCATGGATCTGCTCATTGACGGTTCATCGCGGCTCACCTGGCAGTTCCTCACCTCCTTCCCCTCGCGTCATCCGCTGGAGGCCGGCATCCTCTCGTCCTGGGTCGGCACCATTCTGGTGATGCTGGTCACGGCCCTGTCCGGGGTGCCGCTCGGCATCGCCGCCGGCATCTATCTTGAGGAATACGCGCCGCGCAACTGGATGACGGATCTGATCGAGATCAACGTCACCAACCTGGCGGGTGTGCCATCCATCATCTATGGCTTGCTGGCGCTGGGTTTGTTCGTGTACCAGTTCGACCTTGGCGAGAGCGTGCTCGCCGCAGGACTGACGCTCGGCCTGCTGATCCTGCCGGTGGTGATAGTAGCGACGCGCGAAGCGATACGCGCCATTCCCGCCAGTATCCGCGAGGCGGCCTATGCCCTGGGCGCCACCAAGTGGCAAACCGTCTCACAGCATGTGCTGCCCTACTCCACGGCCGGCATTCTGACCGGCGTGATCATCGGCATGGCCCGCTCGATCGGCGAGACCGCGCCGATCATCACCATCGGCGCGCTCACTTTTATTGCCTTCCTGCCGCCGTCACCGTTCACAAGTGAGCCGCCCTTTGTCTCGTTCGACTGGCTGTTCGCGCCGTTCACAGTGCTGCCGATCCAGATGTTCAGTTGGGTATCGCGGCCGCAAGCGGCATTCCTGGACAACGCGGCAGCGGCCGGTGTGGTGATCATCATCATGACGCTGGCGATGAACGCAGTGGCCATCGTCATCCGCTACCGCTTCCGCAAGCGCATAAAATGGTAA
- the pstC gene encoding phosphate ABC transporter permease subunit PstC, translated as MSQPAPSRFAYHIRRHLLERIIHGILFLAAFSAVAVTIAIVVILVYESLGFFEHVSIVEFLTDTQWTPLFSIKHFGVLPLVAGTLVTAAVALAIAVPIGTITAIYLSEFAPHRVRETVKPFLELLEGVPTVVYGYFALLFVTPLLQIFIPDLPGFNMLGAGIVIGIMIIPYVSSVSEDAMRAVPMHIREGSYAMGATRFQTAIRVVTPAATSGIVAAYILGISRAVGETMVVAVAAGTQPNLTWNPLEGAATITAYIVQVSLGDLPHGSLEYQSIFAVGLVLLMMTLLFNVIGHRLRKRFREVY; from the coding sequence ATGAGCCAACCAGCACCCTCACGATTTGCTTATCATATCCGGCGGCACCTGCTGGAGCGCATCATTCATGGCATCCTGTTCCTGGCGGCGTTCTCCGCCGTCGCCGTGACCATCGCCATTGTGGTTATTCTGGTGTACGAATCCCTGGGGTTTTTTGAGCATGTCTCGATTGTCGAGTTTCTGACCGACACCCAGTGGACCCCGCTGTTTTCCATCAAGCACTTCGGTGTCCTGCCGCTGGTGGCAGGCACCCTGGTAACGGCTGCGGTAGCGCTCGCCATTGCGGTACCTATCGGCACCATCACCGCGATCTACCTGAGCGAGTTCGCGCCGCACCGGGTACGCGAGACCGTCAAGCCTTTCCTTGAACTGCTGGAGGGCGTGCCAACCGTGGTGTACGGCTATTTCGCGCTGTTGTTCGTCACACCGCTGCTGCAGATCTTCATTCCCGACCTGCCCGGCTTCAACATGCTCGGCGCCGGTATCGTGATCGGCATCATGATCATCCCCTACGTAAGTTCGGTAAGCGAGGACGCGATGCGCGCTGTGCCCATGCACATCCGCGAGGGCTCCTACGCCATGGGCGCGACGCGCTTCCAGACCGCCATCCGGGTAGTAACCCCGGCCGCCACCTCCGGCATCGTGGCCGCCTACATCCTCGGCATCTCGCGCGCCGTCGGCGAAACCATGGTGGTGGCGGTCGCCGCCGGTACCCAGCCGAACCTGACCTGGAACCCGCTCGAAGGCGCGGCCACCATCACCGCCTATATCGTGCAGGTAAGCCTCGGCGATCTGCCGCACGGCAGCCTTGAGTACCAGAGCATTTTCGCAGTCGGCCTGGTGCTACTGATGATGACGCTGCTGTTTAATGTGATCGGCCACCGGTTGCGTAAACGCTTCCGCGAGGTGTACTGA
- a CDS encoding PstS family phosphate ABC transporter substrate-binding protein, which produces MQVKQLLRGAAALMLMLPAFAVHAAEIIKVDGSSTVFPITEAVAEEFQKAKQGKLKVTVGVSGTGGGFKKFCRGETDISNASRPIAKKEMDACKNAGFDGTSTISGPRIGPKGVEYIELPVAFDALTVVVNPKNDWIKELKVEELKKMWEPAAQGAIMKWSDVNPAWPNEKLVLFGPGADSGTFDYFTDAINGKEKASRGDFTASEDDNTLVQGVAGNKYALGYFGLAYYEENQGKLKAVPIINKGATTGVEPALGTVMAGTYQPLARPIFIYVNAKSMDKPEVKEFMNFYLNNAPKLVKEVGYVPLGKEHYELALKNLNSKKLGTGFGGHNEVGVRVEELLQREGKL; this is translated from the coding sequence ATGCAAGTTAAACAGCTATTACGCGGCGCAGCGGCACTGATGTTGATGCTCCCCGCGTTCGCCGTGCATGCCGCAGAGATTATCAAGGTCGATGGCTCCAGCACTGTATTCCCCATCACCGAGGCGGTAGCCGAGGAGTTCCAGAAGGCCAAGCAAGGCAAACTCAAGGTGACGGTGGGCGTGTCCGGCACCGGCGGCGGCTTCAAGAAGTTCTGCCGTGGCGAAACCGACATCTCCAATGCCTCGCGCCCCATCGCAAAGAAAGAAATGGACGCCTGCAAAAATGCCGGCTTTGACGGCACATCAACCATCAGCGGCCCACGCATCGGCCCCAAGGGCGTGGAATACATCGAGCTACCGGTAGCGTTCGACGCCCTGACCGTAGTCGTGAACCCGAAGAACGACTGGATAAAGGAACTCAAGGTCGAGGAACTGAAAAAGATGTGGGAGCCAGCCGCCCAGGGCGCGATCATGAAGTGGAGCGACGTCAACCCGGCGTGGCCGAATGAGAAGCTGGTGCTGTTCGGGCCGGGCGCCGATTCGGGCACCTTCGACTACTTCACCGACGCCATCAACGGCAAGGAAAAGGCCTCGCGCGGCGACTTCACTGCGAGCGAGGACGACAACACGCTGGTGCAGGGTGTGGCGGGCAACAAGTACGCCCTGGGTTATTTCGGCCTCGCCTATTACGAGGAAAACCAAGGCAAGCTGAAAGCGGTGCCGATCATCAATAAAGGCGCCACCACGGGGGTTGAGCCTGCGCTCGGGACCGTCATGGCCGGCACTTACCAGCCGCTGGCGCGTCCGATCTTCATCTACGTGAACGCCAAGTCCATGGACAAACCGGAAGTGAAGGAGTTCATGAACTTCTACCTGAATAATGCCCCGAAGCTGGTCAAGGAAGTGGGCTATGTGCCGCTCGGCAAAGAGCACTACGAACTGGCGCTCAAGAACCTCAACAGCAAGAAGCTCGGTACGGGCTTCGGCGGTCACAACGAAGTCGGCGTCCGCGTTGAGGAACTGCTGCAGCGCGAGGGCAAGCTGTAA
- a CDS encoding efflux RND transporter periplasmic adaptor subunit → MRKLRVSCLLLSSIFNVTVLHAGDDIALSAQQAQALDIMSAPLQKQDAALGAGLPAHVVIPNNQMHVVSAPTDGFVQAMLVAVNEEVKQGQALARLQSPALVEAQRAFLQALAHAQLQRDNLSRDQALFDEGIIAQSRYLATKNAYAEAAAELAGREQLLALYGMSASAIKRARDQRTLNSTVEIVSPIAGVVLEQLAVAGQRAEATAPLYKVASLAPLWLEIAVPLSGVAQTAAGNNISVPAYQASGKVLSVGRGVDSANQTVMVRAEVTEGAERLRPGQQVEAQIAAADSATLQWAVPNQALVRQQGRVYVFIQTPGGYRAQAVTVVNAAAQTSTIQAPLRGDERIAVRGVVALKGAWQGLGGGE, encoded by the coding sequence ATGCGCAAGTTGCGTGTGAGCTGTCTGCTATTGAGCAGTATTTTTAATGTCACGGTGCTGCATGCCGGTGATGATATTGCGCTGTCGGCGCAACAGGCACAGGCGCTGGACATCATGAGCGCACCCCTGCAGAAACAGGACGCCGCATTGGGTGCGGGACTTCCCGCGCACGTCGTCATTCCCAACAACCAGATGCACGTGGTCAGCGCGCCCACGGACGGCTTTGTGCAGGCCATGCTGGTAGCGGTGAATGAGGAAGTGAAACAGGGACAGGCGCTGGCACGCCTGCAAAGCCCTGCGCTGGTCGAAGCGCAGCGCGCATTTTTGCAGGCGCTGGCGCACGCGCAGTTACAGCGCGACAATCTCAGCCGCGATCAGGCATTGTTCGATGAAGGCATCATCGCGCAGAGCCGCTATCTGGCGACCAAAAATGCATACGCCGAGGCCGCCGCCGAGCTGGCCGGGCGCGAGCAGTTACTGGCGCTCTACGGCATGAGCGCATCGGCCATCAAGCGTGCGCGCGACCAGCGCACGCTGAACAGCACGGTCGAGATCGTCTCGCCCATCGCTGGCGTGGTACTGGAGCAACTGGCGGTCGCCGGCCAGCGCGCCGAGGCAACGGCGCCGCTGTATAAAGTGGCGAGTCTTGCGCCACTGTGGCTTGAGATCGCCGTGCCGCTGTCCGGCGTTGCGCAGACAGCAGCAGGCAACAACATCAGCGTGCCCGCCTATCAGGCCAGCGGCAAGGTGTTGTCGGTGGGGCGGGGCGTGGACAGCGCCAACCAGACCGTGATGGTGCGCGCCGAGGTGACCGAAGGCGCGGAGCGCCTGCGCCCCGGCCAGCAGGTAGAGGCCCAGATCGCCGCAGCAGATTCTGCCACGCTGCAATGGGCCGTACCGAATCAGGCCCTGGTACGGCAGCAAGGTCGGGTGTATGTGTTTATACAAACCCCAGGCGGATACCGGGCGCAAGCGGTGACCGTGGTGAACGCGGCGGCGCAGACCAGCACCATTCAAGCTCCGTTGCGCGGTGATGAGCGCATCGCGGTGCGCGGCGTAGTCGCTCTGAAGGGCGCGTGGCAAGGGCTCGGAGGCGGCGAATGA
- a CDS encoding ABC transporter ATP-binding protein, whose amino-acid sequence MSALLKLDKIECRYQEQVAVRDFSMHVNVGELVCLLGPSGCGKTTALRAVAGFEPVVQGEITLSGHSISRPGYLLPPELRQMGMVFQEYALFPHLSVTDNICFGLRGLTRKARDNMARRLLEVVGLEGLGGRYPHELSGGQQQRVALARALAPQPALILLDEPFSNLDVELRERLSQEVRAILKGQGSTAILVTHDQHEAFAWGDQIGVMDEGRVLQWDTPYNLYHEPSNRFVADFIGQGVLMRGTLMTPDTVQTEVGAIQGNRAYPWPQGTSVEVLLRPDDIVHDDASPLRAEVLHKAFKGAEIMYTLRLPTGSKVLSLFPSHHNHAIGEQVGIRYDVDHMVAFRC is encoded by the coding sequence ATGAGTGCCCTGCTGAAACTGGACAAGATCGAATGCCGCTATCAGGAGCAGGTGGCGGTGCGTGATTTCTCCATGCACGTCAATGTGGGCGAGCTGGTGTGCCTGCTGGGGCCGTCCGGCTGCGGCAAGACTACGGCGTTGCGCGCCGTGGCCGGTTTCGAGCCGGTGGTGCAGGGCGAGATTACGCTGAGCGGCCACAGTATTTCACGCCCCGGTTATCTGTTGCCGCCGGAACTGCGCCAGATGGGCATGGTGTTTCAGGAGTACGCGCTGTTTCCGCACCTCAGTGTTACAGACAACATCTGTTTCGGCCTGCGCGGCCTCACCCGCAAGGCGCGCGACAACATGGCGCGGCGGCTGCTGGAGGTGGTCGGGCTGGAGGGGTTGGGGGGGCGTTATCCGCATGAGCTGTCCGGCGGCCAGCAGCAGCGCGTGGCGCTGGCCCGGGCGCTGGCGCCGCAGCCCGCGCTGATTCTGCTCGATGAGCCGTTCTCCAATCTGGATGTCGAGTTGCGCGAGCGCCTGAGCCAGGAGGTGCGCGCCATTCTGAAAGGCCAGGGCAGCACCGCGATACTTGTTACGCATGACCAGCACGAGGCCTTTGCCTGGGGCGACCAGATCGGGGTGATGGACGAAGGCCGGGTGTTGCAGTGGGATACGCCCTACAACCTGTACCACGAACCCAGTAATCGCTTCGTGGCCGATTTTATCGGTCAGGGGGTGCTGATGCGCGGTACCCTGATGACACCCGATACGGTGCAGACCGAAGTGGGCGCGATACAGGGCAATCGCGCTTACCCATGGCCGCAGGGTACCTCGGTGGAGGTGCTGCTGCGGCCGGATGATATTGTGCATGATGATGCCTCGCCGTTGCGAGCCGAGGTGTTGCACAAGGCATTCAAGGGCGCGGAGATCATGTACACCCTGCGCCTGCCGACCGGCTCGAAGGTGTTGTCTCTATTCCCCAGCCACCACAACCATGCGATAGGCGAGCAGGTAGGGATACGCTATGACGTGGATCACATGGTGGCGTTCAGGTGTTAA
- a CDS encoding cation diffusion facilitator family transporter: MSLSHPHAPTHARSGRPAVYISAILLTLGFALVEAVAGWWSGSLALLGDAAHMVTDSAALGLAAFAAWVMRRPPSARHSYGLGRAEVVVALINGLFMLAIIGAIGWAAVERLQAPQPVTGSVVMAVAAVGLLVNALVAGRLMRSEQSLNLRGALLHVLADLLGSAAALVSGLVIHFTGWTPADPLLALAICALILYSSLHLLRDALHIIMEGVPPELDLAEIGNALAAVRGVGSIHDLHIWTLSSGVVALSAHVVVDDLRGWHEVLASLRALLHECYAIDHVTLQPEPRTHPLKPLPYPPRTTPEGSETP; encoded by the coding sequence ATGTCATTATCGCACCCTCACGCCCCTACCCACGCACGCTCCGGTCGCCCGGCCGTGTACATCAGCGCCATACTGCTCACGCTGGGCTTTGCCCTGGTCGAAGCCGTGGCGGGCTGGTGGTCGGGCTCGCTGGCCCTCTTGGGCGATGCGGCACACATGGTCACGGACAGCGCTGCACTGGGACTGGCCGCCTTCGCGGCCTGGGTCATGCGCCGCCCGCCCTCCGCCCGCCACTCCTACGGACTGGGGCGGGCCGAAGTGGTGGTGGCGCTGATCAACGGCCTGTTCATGCTCGCAATCATCGGTGCCATCGGCTGGGCGGCAGTAGAACGCCTGCAGGCGCCGCAACCTGTGACGGGCTCGGTAGTGATGGCCGTGGCCGCGGTCGGGCTGCTGGTCAACGCGCTGGTGGCGGGCCGGTTGATGCGCAGCGAGCAGTCGCTCAACCTGCGCGGCGCGCTGCTGCATGTGCTGGCTGACCTGCTCGGCTCCGCCGCAGCACTGGTCTCCGGCCTCGTGATCCACTTCACCGGCTGGACGCCGGCCGACCCGCTGCTCGCCCTCGCGATCTGCGCCCTCATCCTGTACTCCAGCCTGCACCTGCTGCGCGATGCGCTGCACATCATCATGGAGGGCGTGCCGCCCGAGCTAGACCTTGCCGAAATCGGCAACGCGCTGGCAGCCGTGCGAGGCGTGGGCTCAATCCATGACCTGCACATCTGGACGCTTTCGTCAGGGGTAGTGGCACTCTCCGCCCATGTGGTGGTGGACGACCTGCGCGGCTGGCATGAGGTGCTTGCCAGCCTGCGCGCGCTGTTGCATGAATGTTACGCCATAGACCACGTAACACTGCAACCGGAACCGCGCACTCACCCGCTCAAGCCCCTGCCCTACCCGCCGCGCACCACCCCTGAGGGATCAGAGACACCTTAA
- the phoU gene encoding phosphate signaling complex protein PhoU — MKPEISTHISRQYNEELEDIRTRVLAMGGLVEQHIDQALQALVKGDVELANTVATNDYEVNRMEVAIDEECNQIIARRQPAASDLRMVMAVIKTISDLERMGDEAEKIARMAVRLADEERPKNNYMEIQYLGNHVRGMVHDALDAFARLDTEAALRVAREDLQVDKEYDGLIRQMITFMMEDPRTISRALNVIWAARALERIGDHASNICEYVIYLVKGKDVRHTSLEQIERELHPQK; from the coding sequence ATGAAGCCCGAAATCTCGACTCACATATCACGCCAGTATAACGAGGAACTGGAAGACATACGTACGCGCGTGCTCGCCATGGGGGGCCTGGTCGAACAGCACATCGACCAGGCGTTACAGGCCCTGGTCAAGGGTGATGTGGAGCTCGCCAACACCGTCGCCACGAATGACTATGAAGTCAACCGCATGGAAGTCGCCATTGACGAGGAGTGCAACCAGATCATCGCCCGCCGCCAGCCTGCCGCGAGCGACCTGCGCATGGTAATGGCGGTCATCAAGACCATCTCCGACCTGGAGCGCATGGGCGACGAGGCGGAAAAGATCGCCCGCATGGCGGTGCGACTGGCGGACGAAGAGCGGCCCAAGAACAATTACATGGAAATCCAGTACCTCGGCAACCACGTGCGCGGCATGGTGCATGATGCGCTCGACGCCTTTGCCCGCCTCGACACCGAGGCCGCGCTGCGCGTGGCGCGCGAAGACCTGCAGGTGGACAAGGAATACGACGGCCTGATCCGGCAGATGATCACCTTCATGATGGAAGACCCGCGCACCATCTCGCGCGCGCTCAACGTGATCTGGGCCGCACGCGCACTGGAGCGCATCGGCGACCACGCCAGCAACATCTGCGAATACGTGATTTATCTGGTGAAGGGCAAGGACGTGCGCCACACCAGCCTGGAGCAGATTGAAAGGGAATTACACCCACAAAAATAG
- the pstB gene encoding phosphate ABC transporter ATP-binding protein PstB — MEAKAALPPSKAQVRGLNFYYGGTVQALKDINLDLAEKRITALIGASGCGKSTLLRCFNRMHDLYPNNRYEGEVLIHPDNINILGKNVDPIEVRMRISMVFQKPNPFPKSIYENVAYGLRVRDIKRRSLLDDKVEEALRGAALWDEVKDRLHDLAFNLSGGQQQRLCIARALATDPEILLFDEPTSALDPIATASIEELITVLKQKVTIFIVTHNMQQAARVSDYTAFMHLGELVEFGDTDIMFTNPTHKQTEDYITGRYG; from the coding sequence ATGGAGGCAAAAGCAGCCCTGCCGCCGAGCAAGGCGCAGGTGCGCGGCCTCAATTTTTATTACGGCGGCACCGTGCAGGCGCTCAAGGACATCAACCTTGATCTGGCCGAGAAGCGCATCACCGCCCTCATTGGTGCATCGGGCTGCGGCAAATCCACGCTCCTGCGCTGCTTCAACCGCATGCACGACCTCTACCCCAACAACCGCTACGAAGGCGAGGTTCTGATCCACCCGGACAACATCAATATCCTGGGCAAGAACGTGGATCCGATTGAGGTGCGCATGCGTATCTCGATGGTGTTCCAGAAACCGAACCCTTTCCCCAAGTCAATATACGAGAACGTGGCCTACGGGCTGCGTGTACGCGACATCAAGCGTCGCAGTCTTCTGGATGACAAGGTCGAGGAGGCACTACGCGGTGCGGCGCTGTGGGACGAGGTCAAGGATCGCCTGCACGACCTCGCCTTCAATCTGTCCGGCGGCCAGCAGCAGCGTTTGTGTATCGCCCGCGCACTGGCCACCGACCCCGAGATACTGCTGTTCGACGAACCGACCTCGGCGCTCGACCCGATCGCCACGGCGTCCATTGAGGAGCTCATCACCGTACTGAAACAGAAAGTGACCATCTTCATCGTCACGCACAACATGCAGCAGGCGGCGCGTGTTTCGGACTATACTGCATTCATGCATCTGGGCGAATTGGTGGAGTTCGGCGACACCGACATCATGTTCACCAACCCGACCCACAAACAGACGGAAGATTACATTACCGGCAGATACGGCTAA